The proteins below are encoded in one region of Engraulis encrasicolus isolate BLACKSEA-1 chromosome 1, IST_EnEncr_1.0, whole genome shotgun sequence:
- the dpcd gene encoding protein DPCD encodes MAVQSWIDQLKASKKTAIISDGKRKVHYLFSDGKEMAEEYDMKTDELISRKWRTKTTLGGHGAWQVEVGDPQPSPVSGEQETIRESSSNPVFMRKDTKGDFQWRVRNLSYPKDVYSVTTEAAERSCIVRTSNKKYYKKFTIPDLDRCQLPLDNSAISFTHANNTLIISYKKPKEIVSLEQELMRELKKLKGTNEGDIDCKTQ; translated from the exons ATGGCTGTACAGAGTTGGATAGATCAACTAAAAGCATCGAAGAAAACCGCAATAATAAGTGATG GAAAAAGGAAGGTCCATTACTTGTTCAGTGATGGCAAAGAGATGGCAGAAGAGTATGACATGAAGACGGATGAGCTCATAA GCCGGAAGTGGCGAACAAAAACCACCCTGGGTGGACACGGTGCGTGGCAAGTGGAAGTAGGCGACCCTCAGCCTTCACCAGTCTCAGGGGAGCAGGAGACCATCAGAGAAAGCAGCTCCAAT CCTGTGTTCATGCGCAAAGACACCAAGGGCGATTTTCAGTGGAGGGTGCGCAATCTGTCTTACCCTAAAGATGTCTACAGCGTGACTACAGAAGCTGCGGAACGCTCCTGCATCGTCAGAACGTCAAATAAAAA GTACTATAAGAAGTTTACCATTCCAGACCTCGACCGCTGCCAGCTTCCTCTGGACAACTCGGCCATCAGCTTCACGCACGCCAACAACACCTTGATAATCAGT tATAAGAAGCCCAAGGAGATTGTGAGCCTGGAGCAGGAGCTGATGAGAGAACTAAAGAAACTGAAGGGGACCAACGAAGGAGATATCGACTGCAAAACCCAGTGA